From one Deinococcus aetherius genomic stretch:
- a CDS encoding NAD-dependent epimerase/dehydratase family protein → MLVTGATGNAGSAVCAALAAEGHALRLADVTLPGPDTRRLGEVVRCDLRTPEDARRVVDGVDAVIHLAAWHSGHVPPVSDPTLFSVNVDGTFHLLQACREAGAPPVVFGSSMAHGFGDVYGLTKVLGEDLCRGYHHMTGAAVVMLRYHAFVPGPYLEYGARLLRNGVDRRDVVSATLAALAAVRSGCVTLFTTVVHSDHGMPPEVRADFRRLGPAWCEAQLPGSRALLKRYGLDLPERVEQHDLSGAAGQLGWRPQVTFLDFLRDLARRDARGEDVRRLTVPGELPGEPSP, encoded by the coding sequence GTGCTGGTGACGGGGGCCACCGGGAATGCGGGGAGCGCGGTGTGCGCCGCCCTGGCGGCGGAGGGCCATGCCCTCAGACTGGCCGACGTGACCCTCCCCGGCCCGGACACCCGCCGCCTCGGCGAGGTCGTGCGATGCGACCTGCGCACCCCCGAGGACGCCCGCCGCGTGGTGGACGGGGTGGACGCCGTGATCCACCTCGCGGCCTGGCACAGCGGCCACGTGCCGCCCGTGAGCGACCCGACCCTGTTCTCGGTGAACGTGGACGGCACCTTCCACCTGCTCCAGGCCTGCCGGGAGGCCGGGGCCCCACCGGTCGTCTTCGGGTCCAGCATGGCGCACGGCTTCGGCGACGTGTACGGCCTGACGAAGGTGCTTGGCGAGGACCTGTGCCGCGGCTACCACCACATGACGGGTGCCGCGGTGGTGATGCTGCGCTACCACGCCTTCGTGCCCGGGCCGTACCTGGAGTACGGCGCCCGATTGCTGCGCAATGGAGTGGACCGCCGGGACGTGGTCAGCGCGACGCTGGCCGCCCTGGCCGCCGTCCGGTCGGGCTGCGTGACGCTCTTCACCACCGTCGTGCACAGCGACCACGGGATGCCGCCCGAGGTCCGGGCGGACTTCCGGCGCCTCGGCCCGGCGTGGTGCGAGGCCCAGCTGCCCGGCAGCCGCGCCCTGCTGAAGCGGTACGGCCTCGACCTCCCCGAACGGGTCGAGCAGCACGACCTGTCCGGGGCCGCTGGGCAGCTCGGCTGGCGACCTCAAGTGACCTTCCTCGATTTCCTGCGCGACCTCGCCCGGCGGGACGCCCGCGGGGAGGACGTGCGGCGTCTCACCGTGCCGGGCGAATTGCCCGGGGAGCCCTCCCCATGA